In Euphorbia lathyris chromosome 9, ddEupLath1.1, whole genome shotgun sequence, the following are encoded in one genomic region:
- the LOC136205706 gene encoding uncharacterized protein isoform X2, which produces MKREAGAIKIQKHVRRYEARKAYKNLHVSALLLQTGLRAMAAHKEYKFKLQTKAATIIQTRWRCHRAFLYYKRLQREAIVSQTRWRLEMASVDSERPRADEIKEETHKKVEQLQESLQRLEGNMPLPIESTSAFDQIIQRKGHAIDMDRMPMKRTLPVSNRLKPRGGRGRGRSNYENYTNQCLTMHQPWASLLIYGIKRIEGRSWPAPIRGRLWIHAASKVPEEATIKAMEDFYREIYAVNEIIDIKFPEHYPVSRLLGCVEVVGCVRGEEVASWEAIPEGVRLEGQTDFCWLCERPQKLLVPFEMRGFKGVYNLGRKIHEAAVRGLTPVKGPMPVRFPLPNPCDPFSLEPGSISKTSPHKSSQVEKSSSLSAAIAGARAAATQFSKNDQNRLTNNTQNNSSNPRSSDQVKSKPQDSLDEVPNDESSALNAAERSHHIQDPGASSHNRTRADRKQTAGASPKIFAAAVKGLKLS; this is translated from the exons ATGAAAAGGGAGGCGGGTGCTATAAAAATTCAGAAGCATGTCCGCAGGTATGAAGCCAGAAAAGCCTACAAGAACCTACATGTCTCTGCACTTCTCTTGCAAACGGGTTTGAGAGCAATGGCTGCTCACAAGGAATACAAATTTAAGTTGCAAACTAAAGCTGCAACTATTATTCAG ACCCGTTGGCGTTGTCATAGAGCCTTTTTGTACTATAAGAGGCTGCAGAGAGAAGCAATTGTGTCGCAAACCAGATGGAGGCTCGAAATG GCATCAGTGGATTCTGAGAGACCAAGAGCTGATGAAATCAAAGAGGAGACACACAAAAAAGTTGAGCAGCTTCAGGAATCTTTGCAGAG GCTAGAAGGGAACATGCCATTGCCTATCGAAAGCACTAGCGCCTTTGATCAGATCATCCAGAGAAAAGGCCATGCTATTGATATGGATAGGATGCCCATGAAGAGGACTCTACCGGTCTCAAATCGGCTCAAACCGA gaggaggaagaggaagaggaagaagcaaCTATGAGAATTACACTAACCAATGCTTGACCATGCACCAACCATGGGCTTCTCTGTTGATTTATGGAATCAAGCGCATTGAAGGAAGGTCTTGGCCGGCTCCTATTCGAG GCCGCCTTTGGATTCATGCTGCAAGTAAAGTTCCAGAGGAAGCGACAATTAAAGCAATGGAGGATTTCTACAGGGAAATCTATGCAGTGAATGAAATTATTGATATTAAGTTTCCAGAACATTATCCTGTTTCAAGACTTTTAG GGTGTGTTGAAGTGGTCGGCTGTGTTAGAGGTGAAGAAGTTGCAAGCTGGGAGGCGATACCTGAAGGG GTAAGGTTAGAGGGACAAACAGATTTTTGCTGGCTTTGTGAACGGCCGCAG aaATTGCTAGTTCCATTTGAGATGCGAGGCTTCAAAGGTGTTTATAATTTGGGAAGGAAG ATACACGAGGCTGCAGTTAGAGGTCTGACCCCAGTGAAAGGTCCAATGCCAGTAAGATTTCCCCTTCCAAATCCTTGTGATCCTTTTTCCTTAGAACCCGGGTCTATATCCAAGACATCACCTCATAAATCATCTCAAGTGGAGAAATCATCAAGTCTTAGTGCAGCAATTGCTGGTGCTCGTGCAGCAGCTACCCAGTTCAGCAAGAATGATCAAAATCGCCTAACAAATAATACACAGAATAACAGTTCTAATCCCAGAAGCAGTGACCAAGTAAAAAGCAAACCACAGGATAGCTTAGATGAAGTTCCTAATGATGAATCTTCAGCGCTAAATGCTGCTGAGCGAAGCCATCACATCCAGGACCCGGGAGCAAGTAGCCATAATCGAACTCGTGCTGATAGGAAACAGACTGCTGGAGCTTCTCCTAAG ATTTTTGCTGCAGCAGTTAAAGGGCTGAAGCTTTCCTGA
- the LOC136205706 gene encoding uncharacterized protein isoform X1, whose amino-acid sequence MKREAGAIKIQKHVRRYEARKAYKNLHVSALLLQTGLRAMAAHKEYKFKLQTKAATIIQTRWRCHRAFLYYKRLQREAIVSQTRWRLEMASVDSERPRADEIKEETHKKVEQLQESLQRLEGNMPLPIESTSAFDQIIQRKGHAIDMDRMPMKRTLPVSNRLKPRGGGRGRGRSNYENYTNQCLTMHQPWASLLIYGIKRIEGRSWPAPIRGRLWIHAASKVPEEATIKAMEDFYREIYAVNEIIDIKFPEHYPVSRLLGCVEVVGCVRGEEVASWEAIPEGVRLEGQTDFCWLCERPQKLLVPFEMRGFKGVYNLGRKIHEAAVRGLTPVKGPMPVRFPLPNPCDPFSLEPGSISKTSPHKSSQVEKSSSLSAAIAGARAAATQFSKNDQNRLTNNTQNNSSNPRSSDQVKSKPQDSLDEVPNDESSALNAAERSHHIQDPGASSHNRTRADRKQTAGASPKIFAAAVKGLKLS is encoded by the exons ATGAAAAGGGAGGCGGGTGCTATAAAAATTCAGAAGCATGTCCGCAGGTATGAAGCCAGAAAAGCCTACAAGAACCTACATGTCTCTGCACTTCTCTTGCAAACGGGTTTGAGAGCAATGGCTGCTCACAAGGAATACAAATTTAAGTTGCAAACTAAAGCTGCAACTATTATTCAG ACCCGTTGGCGTTGTCATAGAGCCTTTTTGTACTATAAGAGGCTGCAGAGAGAAGCAATTGTGTCGCAAACCAGATGGAGGCTCGAAATG GCATCAGTGGATTCTGAGAGACCAAGAGCTGATGAAATCAAAGAGGAGACACACAAAAAAGTTGAGCAGCTTCAGGAATCTTTGCAGAG GCTAGAAGGGAACATGCCATTGCCTATCGAAAGCACTAGCGCCTTTGATCAGATCATCCAGAGAAAAGGCCATGCTATTGATATGGATAGGATGCCCATGAAGAGGACTCTACCGGTCTCAAATCGGCTCAAACCGA gaggaggaggaagaggaagaggaagaagcaaCTATGAGAATTACACTAACCAATGCTTGACCATGCACCAACCATGGGCTTCTCTGTTGATTTATGGAATCAAGCGCATTGAAGGAAGGTCTTGGCCGGCTCCTATTCGAG GCCGCCTTTGGATTCATGCTGCAAGTAAAGTTCCAGAGGAAGCGACAATTAAAGCAATGGAGGATTTCTACAGGGAAATCTATGCAGTGAATGAAATTATTGATATTAAGTTTCCAGAACATTATCCTGTTTCAAGACTTTTAG GGTGTGTTGAAGTGGTCGGCTGTGTTAGAGGTGAAGAAGTTGCAAGCTGGGAGGCGATACCTGAAGGG GTAAGGTTAGAGGGACAAACAGATTTTTGCTGGCTTTGTGAACGGCCGCAG aaATTGCTAGTTCCATTTGAGATGCGAGGCTTCAAAGGTGTTTATAATTTGGGAAGGAAG ATACACGAGGCTGCAGTTAGAGGTCTGACCCCAGTGAAAGGTCCAATGCCAGTAAGATTTCCCCTTCCAAATCCTTGTGATCCTTTTTCCTTAGAACCCGGGTCTATATCCAAGACATCACCTCATAAATCATCTCAAGTGGAGAAATCATCAAGTCTTAGTGCAGCAATTGCTGGTGCTCGTGCAGCAGCTACCCAGTTCAGCAAGAATGATCAAAATCGCCTAACAAATAATACACAGAATAACAGTTCTAATCCCAGAAGCAGTGACCAAGTAAAAAGCAAACCACAGGATAGCTTAGATGAAGTTCCTAATGATGAATCTTCAGCGCTAAATGCTGCTGAGCGAAGCCATCACATCCAGGACCCGGGAGCAAGTAGCCATAATCGAACTCGTGCTGATAGGAAACAGACTGCTGGAGCTTCTCCTAAG ATTTTTGCTGCAGCAGTTAAAGGGCTGAAGCTTTCCTGA
- the LOC136205706 gene encoding uncharacterized protein isoform X3 translates to MKREAGAIKIQKHVRRYEARKAYKNLHVSALLLQTGLRAMAAHKEYKFKLQTKAATIIQTRWRCHRAFLYYKRLQREAIVSQTRWRLEMASVDSERPRADEIKEETHKKVEQLQESLQRLEGNMPLPIESTSAFDQIIQRKGHAIDMDRMPMKRTLPVSNRLKPRGGGRGRGRSNYENYTNQCLTMHQPWASLLIYGIKRIEGRSWPAPIRGRLWIHAASKVPEEATIKAMEDFYREIYAVNEIIDIKFPEHYPVSRLLGCVEVVGCVRGEEVASWEAIPEGVRLEGQTDFCWLCERPQKLLVPFEMRGFKGVYNLGRKIHEAAVRGLTPVKGPMPVRFPLPNPCDPFSLEPGSISKTSPHKSSQVEKSSSLSAAIAGARAAATQFSKNDQNRLTNNTQNNSSNPRSSDQVKSKPQDSLDEVPNDESSALNAAERSHHIQDPGASSHNRTRADRKQTAGASPKLKG, encoded by the exons ATGAAAAGGGAGGCGGGTGCTATAAAAATTCAGAAGCATGTCCGCAGGTATGAAGCCAGAAAAGCCTACAAGAACCTACATGTCTCTGCACTTCTCTTGCAAACGGGTTTGAGAGCAATGGCTGCTCACAAGGAATACAAATTTAAGTTGCAAACTAAAGCTGCAACTATTATTCAG ACCCGTTGGCGTTGTCATAGAGCCTTTTTGTACTATAAGAGGCTGCAGAGAGAAGCAATTGTGTCGCAAACCAGATGGAGGCTCGAAATG GCATCAGTGGATTCTGAGAGACCAAGAGCTGATGAAATCAAAGAGGAGACACACAAAAAAGTTGAGCAGCTTCAGGAATCTTTGCAGAG GCTAGAAGGGAACATGCCATTGCCTATCGAAAGCACTAGCGCCTTTGATCAGATCATCCAGAGAAAAGGCCATGCTATTGATATGGATAGGATGCCCATGAAGAGGACTCTACCGGTCTCAAATCGGCTCAAACCGA gaggaggaggaagaggaagaggaagaagcaaCTATGAGAATTACACTAACCAATGCTTGACCATGCACCAACCATGGGCTTCTCTGTTGATTTATGGAATCAAGCGCATTGAAGGAAGGTCTTGGCCGGCTCCTATTCGAG GCCGCCTTTGGATTCATGCTGCAAGTAAAGTTCCAGAGGAAGCGACAATTAAAGCAATGGAGGATTTCTACAGGGAAATCTATGCAGTGAATGAAATTATTGATATTAAGTTTCCAGAACATTATCCTGTTTCAAGACTTTTAG GGTGTGTTGAAGTGGTCGGCTGTGTTAGAGGTGAAGAAGTTGCAAGCTGGGAGGCGATACCTGAAGGG GTAAGGTTAGAGGGACAAACAGATTTTTGCTGGCTTTGTGAACGGCCGCAG aaATTGCTAGTTCCATTTGAGATGCGAGGCTTCAAAGGTGTTTATAATTTGGGAAGGAAG ATACACGAGGCTGCAGTTAGAGGTCTGACCCCAGTGAAAGGTCCAATGCCAGTAAGATTTCCCCTTCCAAATCCTTGTGATCCTTTTTCCTTAGAACCCGGGTCTATATCCAAGACATCACCTCATAAATCATCTCAAGTGGAGAAATCATCAAGTCTTAGTGCAGCAATTGCTGGTGCTCGTGCAGCAGCTACCCAGTTCAGCAAGAATGATCAAAATCGCCTAACAAATAATACACAGAATAACAGTTCTAATCCCAGAAGCAGTGACCAAGTAAAAAGCAAACCACAGGATAGCTTAGATGAAGTTCCTAATGATGAATCTTCAGCGCTAAATGCTGCTGAGCGAAGCCATCACATCCAGGACCCGGGAGCAAGTAGCCATAATCGAACTCGTGCTGATAGGAAACAGACTGCTGGAGCTTCTCCTAAG TTAAAGGGCTGA